Within Streptomyces antibioticus, the genomic segment GTCCTCAGGGCCGGGCGGCGACGAGCACGGGGTGCTCCTGTTCGCAGGTGTCGTCGATGCCCGAAGTCTCCCAGGCCGGGAACGGATCGGCCGAGGGCAGGGCCTCGCCGTCGGCCATGAGGCAGTCGGTCAGGGCCGATTGCAGGGCGTCCGCGTCCAACTGGGTTCCGATGAACACCAGTTCCTGACCGCCGGAGCTGCCCTCACCGCGGGCGGCGGACGGTTCGAAGCGGGCCACGGACCCGGCCTGCGACCACAGCCCTGTCACGTGCGGGCGGCTGCCAAGGGTGAAGAACCCCTTGGAACGCAGGATCTGTCCGTAGACGCCGCTGTCCAGCCGCGAGGTCACGAACGTCCACAGCCGCTCGGGATGGAAGGGTACTTCGGCGCGGAAGACGGTGGAGGAGACGCCGTACTCCTCGGTCTCGGGTACGTGGTCGCCGTTGAGCTCCATGACCCAGCCCGGGGCCTGTTGGGCCCGCTCCAGGTCGAACAGCCCGGTGCCCACGACGTCGCCGACCCGAACGCGGCCGTGGACCGCGCGGACGATCCGCGCCGCCGGGTTGAGGCGGGTGAGGGCCGCCTGAAGCCGTTCGGCCGCATCGGCGTCGACGAGGTCGAGCTTGTTGAGCACGATGACGTCGGCGAACTCGATCTGATCCATCAGCAGGTCGCTGACGGTGCGTTCGTCGCCCTCGTACTGGTCGAGGCCACGCTCCACCAGCTCATCCCCAAGGGCGAGTTCGGTCAGGAAGCTCGCCGCGTCGACGACCGTGACCATGGTGTCCAGCCGGGCGACGTCGCTCAGTCTCACGCCGTCGTCGCGGGCGAACGCGAACGTGGCGGCCACCGGCATGGGCTCGGAGATGCCGGACGACTCGACCAGCAGGTAGTCGAACCGGCCTTCGCGGGCCAGCCGGCCGACCTCCTCCAGCAGGTCGTCGCGCAGAGTGCAGCAGATACAGCCGTTGGTCATCTCGACCAGACGTTCCTCGGTGCGGGACAGGGCCGCTTCGCCGCCGCGCACCAGGGCGGCGTCGATGTTGACCTCGCTCATGTCGTTGACGATGACGGCGACACGCAGCCCCTCACGGTTGGTCAAGACGTGGTGGAGCAGGGTGGTCTTGCCGGCGCCGAGGAAACCGGACAGGACGGTGACGGGCAGGCGGTCGAGCCGGTCGTAGGACATCGGGTGTCAGCCTTCGGGACGCAACAGGCCGCGCTCGTACGCCTTCGCCAGCCGCTGGGGGACCAGGTAGGACACGCCGTCCACGGTGACCGGCACGAGCTGCGGCGTGCCGGCCTTCCACTGGGCGCGACGGTGACGGGTGTTGCTGCGCGACATCTTGCGTTTGGGCACGGCCATGGGGACCTCCGGAATGGGTGGGTGTGAGGCAGCACGCTACCTGAAAATGATTCCCATTACGAGTCGCGGTCGTGGTCGCGGTCGTGGTGTAGCCGTCGGCAGACTGACGGCGGGCTCACTCGTCCGACGTCTGCCCCCGCCGAGGCACCTGGGACGACATCGCCGCCGCGGCCTCCGCCTTGGCGTCGCTCACCGCGGCGGCGGCCTGTTTCCCGGCCTCGTCGGCGGCGGCCGCGGCGTCGAGCGCAACCGTCGAGCCCGCTTCGAGCTCCGGAACCCCGCTCTCCTGCGGGGCGTCGTCGGCAGGGGCCGCTTCGTCAGGCTGCCCGGGCGTGGGCGGAGCCGGCGTCGCCTGATCACCGAACGCGCGGGTGACGGTCCGCACCGCCTCGGTCAGCTCCCCCGGGATCACCCAGAACGTGTTGTTGTCGCTGCTCGCCAGATGGGGGAGCGTCTCGAGGTACTTGTAGGCCAGCACCTTCGGGTCGGCGTTGTTGCGATGGACGGCCTGGAAGACCAGCTCCACCGCCTTGGCCTCGCCGTCCGCACGCAGGATCATGGCCTGTTGTGTGCCCTGCGCCTCCAGGATGTCCTTCTGCTTCGTGCCCTCCGCGGTGAGGATCTTGGCTTGGCGTTCCCCTTCGGCGTGCAGGATGGCCGCGCGCTTGTCGCGCTCGGCCCGCATCTGCTTCTCCATCGCCTCCTTGATGGTGGCCGGAGGATCGATGGCCTTGATCTCGACGCGGTTGACCCGGATGCCCCACTTGCCCGTGGCGTCGTCGAGGACTGCGCGGAGCCGGGAGTTGATCTCCTCGCGCGAGGTGAGCGTCTCCTCCAGGTCCATGCTGCCGATGACGTTGCGCAGCGTCGTCACGGTGAGCTGGTCGATCGCCTGGAGGTAGTCGGCGACCTCGTAGGCCGCGGCCCGGGGGTCGGTGATCTGGTAGTAGAGCACGGTGTCGATGTTCACCACGAGGTTGTCCTCGGTGATCACCGGCCTGGGGTCGGACGAATAGACCTGCTCGCGCACGTCGAGCTTGGTGTTGACGCGGTCCGCCAGCGGTACGACGACGTTCAGGCCGGGTTGCAGCGTCCGGCGGTACCGGCCGAACCGCTCGATGTTGTAGCGCCGCGCCTGCGGGACGATCCGCACGGCGGACGCCACGAGGACGACCACGACGAGGGCCACCACGAGAAGAGGGACGACAAGTGGATCCACAATGCCTCCGTTGCTGTGTGTTCAGCCCTTCACGGAAGGAGTTCCCGGGGATAGACGATGGCCGTGGCACCGTCGATCTCCATGACGTCGACGAACGCTCCCACGGGGATCACCAAGGTCTCGTCGAGGGCGCGGGCGGACCATTCCTCGCCGGAGAGCTTGATCAGGCCGTGGGTCGCGGTGACTTCCTGCATGACCTCGGCCCGCCTGCCGATCAGGGCGTCGGTGCCCTCGCGGGTGAGGGGCTGCCGTGCCATGTGGCGCAGCGCCACGGGACGGACGAGAAGGAGCCCCGCCGCCGTCACCGCCCCGAAGGCGGCGATCTGGCCGGCGGCGCCGATGCCCGCACCGGCGACCACGGCGGCCACCAGGGCGGCGCCCGCCAGCAACCCGAAGACCAAGGTCAGGGTGAAGAACTCCGCGGCACCCAGTACCCCGGCGGCGAGCAGCCATACGAACCAAGGCATCGGATCGCCCACCTTGAAGAGGTTTCCACCAGGCTACCTTCGGTGACGCCGGGCGGAACAGACGCGGGAGCGGGGATACTTGACCGTCGAAGGGCTTGCCCTGACCGGCGGGGTACCCGCGGGCGGACGAACGGCCGAGCCGACGGCACCGGGCTGCGTCATGGCTCCTCCTCCCGTGAGTCGAAGGATCCCGCGAGTCGACGGATCGATGGACAGGGTCCCTGCCAGCGTCACACACGGCCTTACGGCACCGCCATCGGGGCCGACACCCACTTCCACCGACCCGTGGTCAATCGCCCCACGCCCCCACACTGCCCTGCGGCCACCCGCCCTACGCCCCCACGCTGCCCTGCCTCCACCCACCCCCGTCAGCCCGCCGCCCGCGCGAGGCCGTCGAGGATGAGGTCCAGACCGAACTCGAACTCGTCGCCGTAGGAGTACCCGGGCCGCAGAACGTGAGCGGTCGCGATCTCGGTCAGGTACGGAAACTCGCCGTCACCGAATCCGCTCATGATGGACTCCGCCACTTCGGCGGTCTCGGCCGGGGTGTCGAAGGGCAGGGTCTTCTCCTGGAGGGCGAACCCGTAGATGTAGCTGTCGAGGACGGAGACGGCGTGGGCGGTCAGGGTGAGGGAGAGCCCGCCCTGACGCAGGCAGCCGAGAACGGCGTCATGGTGACGCAGGGTGGCCGGTCCCGGTGTGGACCGGGACTCCATCATCCCGATCGCCCAGCGGTGGCGGGACAGCACGTGGCGCATGGAAAGCGCCCGTTGCCGCATCGCCTGTCTCCAGCCGTCGTCCGGCGCGGGCAGTTCGACCTCGGCGAAGACCAGATCGACCATCCCGTCCAGCAGGTCCTCCTTGTTGGCCACGTGGTTGTACAAGGACATCGCCTCGACCCCGACGGCCTCGCCCAGCTTGCGCATGCTGAGCGTCTCCAAACCGCCGGTGTCGGCGAGTTCGACCGCGGCGCGCAGGACCCGCTGCCGGGTGAGCGTCTCGCGGGCCTGCTGCGGGCCGGTTCGACGGGGCACGGTGAACGGTCACTTCCCTTCATGGTCTGCCAGCGTTGACGAGCTTACGCCGTAAGTGCTGTACTTACGCCGTAAGCAGGTACTTACGCTGTAAGTGACCGAGAACGGGACGGGGAGCAGCGACGATGCGGAACACGAACGAGCCCGTCACAACCGACGGCGGGACCACGACCATGGCCGCCGTCGTGCAGGACCGGTACGGCGCGGAGCCGGAAGCCGTGCTGCGCCCGGCGCGCCTCGCCCGCCCCGGCATCGGGCCGGACGAGGTACTGGTGCGGGTGCGCGCCTCCAGCGTGGACCGGGGGACCTGGCACCTGATGGCCGGTCTGCCGTACGCCGTCCGACCCGTGAGCGGGCTGCGCAGGCCGAGGCTCCCCAACCCCGGCCGCAACATCGCCGGTGTCGTCGAAGCGGTCGGCCGCGACGTGACCGGGTTCGCGCCCGGCGACGAGGTCTACGGCACGGCGGCCTCCGCGTTCGCCGAGTATGCCGCCGCCCGTCCCGACCGGATCGCTCCCAAGCCCGCCGGACTCACCTTCGAGGAGGCCGCGACGGTCCCCGTGAGCGGGCTCACCGCACTCCAGGCGGTGCGCGACAAAGGCAGGATCCGGTCGGGCCAGCAGGTCCTGATCACGGGCGCCGCCGGCGGCGTCGGCGCCTTCGCGGTCCAGCTCGCCCACTCCTACGGCGCCCAGGTCACCGCCGTCGCGAGCACCTCCAAGCTCGACGCCGTGCGGGCCCTGGGCGCCGACCATGTGAGCGACTACACGCGCGAGGACTTCCTCGCCGGCCCGCGCCGCTACGACGTCATCATCGATATCGCGGGCAACCGCCGTCTGCGGGATCTACGCCGGTCCCTGACGCCTCGCGGCCGACTGATCATCACCGGCGGCGAGACGAACGGCCGCTGGCTCGGCGGCACCGACCGCCAGCTCCGCGCCCAGATGCTGTCACCGTTCACAGGCCAGCACCTGGGTACGTTCATCTCCTCCGAGCACGCAGACGGGCTGCGCGACCTGACCGCCCTCATCGACGCGGGCACCCTCCGCCCTGTGGTGGACAGCGTCTATCCGCTCGCCGAGACCGCCGCAGCCGTCCGACACCTCCTCGACGGCCGCGTGATCGGCAAACTGGCGCTCACCCTGCCTGCCGAGTAACACCGTACGGCGACCCGACCACCACCACGCCGCCGACCGGCGGCAGCTCCGCCCCGGCCGGGGCGGCCCCGTCAGGACGCCGATCCGTCCTGTGCGTTGGTGGCATGGCCGCCGCATTCCTCGGTCATCGCGGCGAGGACGGTGGTGTCGTCGCGGTCCCAGTCCGTGCCGTGGTCCTCGGCGACCCGGTAGAGAAGGTCGACCACCTCGCGTGGGTCGGTCCCGTCGCGGGCCACGGCGTCGGTGACCGCCTCCCGGCCGAGCATCGCCCCTGCGCTATTGCGGGCTTCGGTGAGACCGTCGGTGGCCAGTACGACCAGGTCGCCGGGGTCGAGCGGGCAGTACCGCACCTCCCACATGCCGTCGGGGTCGGCGATGAACGGGCCGATCACCGGTCCGGTGGGACCGAGTTCCTCGACGGTGCCGTCGGCCCGGCGGAGCAGGGCGATCTCATGACCGGCGTTCAGCCAGGCGAGGCGGCCGGTGCCGGGGTCGAGGACGGCGACGACGAGGGTGGTGAAGCGTTCGTCCTCGGGTTCGATCACGGTCCAGGCGGCGGCCGCCGCGGTGCGGGGGTCGGGATCGAGGCGGAGGACGGCGAGGACGGCGCTCTTGATCTGGACCGCGAGCAGACCGGCATCGGTGCCGTGGCCGGCGACATCGCCCTGGAGGAGGACGGTGGTGCCGTCGGGCAGAGCGAGGGTGCCGAGGAAGTCGCCCGCGATGACGCCTTCGGCCGTGTGGATGCTGCCGTGGACGGCCACGCCGGAGCCGGGGGAGTGCTGGGCGTTCAGGATGCGGCGCAGCCCGTCGGAGGCGGCGGCGTCGGTGCGCAGGGCCTCGCGGTCCTTGTCGGCCTGGTGCTGGGACCTCTTCAGGATCAGGAGGGTGCGTTCGGCTTGGCCGAGCACCCCGCCGAGCCACGGGGTCGGGCGGTGGGCGATGCGGGTGTCGGGGGCGGTACCGCTGGCGGTACGTCCGAGATGGGATTCGAGGTCGGCGAGCGGCATGACGATTCTGCGCCACACCGCGAACGCCAGACCGCCCAGGATGAGCAGGAGGGCGGTGACGCAGGCCATCTGGAGGGCGAGCAGGGCCTTCTGGGCGGTGACGGCGTCCTCGCGGTCCTTCGCCTTGTGCGCGTCGAGGGCGGCGGCCAGGACGTCGGCGGCGGCGAGGAGGGGATGGAGGCCGGTGTCGGGCCGGGCGAGCCAGTCGGTGAGCGCGGCACTGAGCGCCGAACTCTGCGCTTCCAGGCCGAGCGGGCGGGCATCGGCGTCGATGTCCTCGGCCAGAGCCCTGACGCGGATCGCGTACGGGGCCTGCACCGGTCTTCCGGTGGAGGCGGCGGAGGAGGCGTGCTCGGTCTCCTCGTCGACGGTGTGGATGGTGGAGAACAGCGCGCCCACGTTGCGGCTGGCGCTGTCGGCATGACCGCCGGTCATCGCGCTGCCGGTGTAGACCCGGAACGCGAGCGCGACGTCCAGCACGGTCAGCGCCACCGCCACGATCACGGCGGCCACCAGCGCCGCTCCGGCAGAGCGGAAGACGGAACGTCTCTTGGTCACGCCGATCTCCGATCCACTGGCTCCGGGTGTCAGCCCTGGCGGGGGCTGAGAGCGCCCCCGGTGGTCTGGAGGCTGCGGGACTCGGTGCCGGTCTGGATCAGCAGATGGGACCTTCCGGTGCGGATGCGGGACGTGAGGTCCGCGACGACCTCCGGGGCGACGCCGCAGCCTTCCCGGCGGAGCCTGGAGAGACGTGCCGGCCGCTGCTGACGACGCAGATCGCGGTCGGCGAGCTGGACCTGCGGCAGGTCCAGCAGGAGCCGTCGGCAGACAGTTGGCTCGATGGTCCGCCCGCGAAACGCCGACGGGTGAAGATCGCGGCACGCCTCGCCGACGAGCATGTCCTCGGGCTCTCCGGTCGGGCTCATACGCCGTGGCCTTTCTCGGGCTGGACGGTGCGGCCGGGAACGCGGCTCGGCAGTCGGTCGTACGTGCTCATGTCGGGCAGCGCCTGCTCACGCCGAGCCCGGCGGATTCTCTCGAACAGCCACTCACGTGACCCGTGCACCAGCGGTCTCCTGACCTGGACCGTGATCAACAGGCTCAGCGTGACGGCCAACCAGCCCAACACATCTTGATTACGCCGAAAGCGGCATGTTTCACACGATCGCACCGAACGGCCGCCGGTTGCATCGGAGGGCAACCAGCCGGCGGCCGTCCTGCTGCGGTTGACCCGGCGTCCGTGCTGAGCCACCACAACTCCGCGACACCGTCACCGCCCCGCGGGCCCCCGTCGGCGCACCCCCACCTCCTCGACCGCCTCCGGCGCGGCTCCCGGTCCCGAGAGGATCTGTGCCGAGGGCCGGGTCGCTCCCCGCGAGAGGGTTTCGCCCGGTTGGTTCCATCGAGGTGACGGTCTCTCAACACCGTATGGCCGCAAGTGACTTGAGCTGCACGTCCTATTTCCCTGAGGTCAGGCGCCAGTTGTACAGTCCGTGGTGTGGACGGCGCGGTTTATCACTTCGGACAGTACGAGTTGGACACGGATCGCCGTCGGCTCAGCCATGCCGGACAGCAGGTCCGCGTCGAGCCCCAGGCGGTGGATCTGCTCT encodes:
- a CDS encoding GTP-binding protein, with the protein product MSYDRLDRLPVTVLSGFLGAGKTTLLHHVLTNREGLRVAVIVNDMSEVNIDAALVRGGEAALSRTEERLVEMTNGCICCTLRDDLLEEVGRLAREGRFDYLLVESSGISEPMPVAATFAFARDDGVRLSDVARLDTMVTVVDAASFLTELALGDELVERGLDQYEGDERTVSDLLMDQIEFADVIVLNKLDLVDADAAERLQAALTRLNPAARIVRAVHGRVRVGDVVGTGLFDLERAQQAPGWVMELNGDHVPETEEYGVSSTVFRAEVPFHPERLWTFVTSRLDSGVYGQILRSKGFFTLGSRPHVTGLWSQAGSVARFEPSAARGEGSSGGQELVFIGTQLDADALQSALTDCLMADGEALPSADPFPAWETSGIDDTCEQEHPVLVAARP
- the rpmF gene encoding 50S ribosomal protein L32, producing the protein MAVPKRKMSRSNTRHRRAQWKAGTPQLVPVTVDGVSYLVPQRLAKAYERGLLRPEG
- a CDS encoding SPFH domain-containing protein translates to MDPLVVPLLVVALVVVVLVASAVRIVPQARRYNIERFGRYRRTLQPGLNVVVPLADRVNTKLDVREQVYSSDPRPVITEDNLVVNIDTVLYYQITDPRAAAYEVADYLQAIDQLTVTTLRNVIGSMDLEETLTSREEINSRLRAVLDDATGKWGIRVNRVEIKAIDPPATIKEAMEKQMRAERDKRAAILHAEGERQAKILTAEGTKQKDILEAQGTQQAMILRADGEAKAVELVFQAVHRNNADPKVLAYKYLETLPHLASSDNNTFWVIPGELTEAVRTVTRAFGDQATPAPPTPGQPDEAAPADDAPQESGVPELEAGSTVALDAAAAADEAGKQAAAAVSDAKAEAAAAMSSQVPRRGQTSDE
- a CDS encoding NfeD family protein; this translates as MPWFVWLLAAGVLGAAEFFTLTLVFGLLAGAALVAAVVAGAGIGAAGQIAAFGAVTAAGLLLVRPVALRHMARQPLTREGTDALIGRRAEVMQEVTATHGLIKLSGEEWSARALDETLVIPVGAFVDVMEIDGATAIVYPRELLP
- a CDS encoding TetR/AcrR family transcriptional regulator, coding for MPRRTGPQQARETLTRQRVLRAAVELADTGGLETLSMRKLGEAVGVEAMSLYNHVANKEDLLDGMVDLVFAEVELPAPDDGWRQAMRQRALSMRHVLSRHRWAIGMMESRSTPGPATLRHHDAVLGCLRQGGLSLTLTAHAVSVLDSYIYGFALQEKTLPFDTPAETAEVAESIMSGFGDGEFPYLTEIATAHVLRPGYSYGDEFEFGLDLILDGLARAAG
- a CDS encoding NAD(P)-dependent alcohol dehydrogenase; protein product: MRNTNEPVTTDGGTTTMAAVVQDRYGAEPEAVLRPARLARPGIGPDEVLVRVRASSVDRGTWHLMAGLPYAVRPVSGLRRPRLPNPGRNIAGVVEAVGRDVTGFAPGDEVYGTAASAFAEYAAARPDRIAPKPAGLTFEEAATVPVSGLTALQAVRDKGRIRSGQQVLITGAAGGVGAFAVQLAHSYGAQVTAVASTSKLDAVRALGADHVSDYTREDFLAGPRRYDVIIDIAGNRRLRDLRRSLTPRGRLIITGGETNGRWLGGTDRQLRAQMLSPFTGQHLGTFISSEHADGLRDLTALIDAGTLRPVVDSVYPLAETAAAVRHLLDGRVIGKLALTLPAE
- a CDS encoding PP2C family protein-serine/threonine phosphatase, yielding MTKRRSVFRSAGAALVAAVIVAVALTVLDVALAFRVYTGSAMTGGHADSASRNVGALFSTIHTVDEETEHASSAASTGRPVQAPYAIRVRALAEDIDADARPLGLEAQSSALSAALTDWLARPDTGLHPLLAAADVLAAALDAHKAKDREDAVTAQKALLALQMACVTALLLILGGLAFAVWRRIVMPLADLESHLGRTASGTAPDTRIAHRPTPWLGGVLGQAERTLLILKRSQHQADKDREALRTDAAASDGLRRILNAQHSPGSGVAVHGSIHTAEGVIAGDFLGTLALPDGTTVLLQGDVAGHGTDAGLLAVQIKSAVLAVLRLDPDPRTAAAAAWTVIEPEDERFTTLVVAVLDPGTGRLAWLNAGHEIALLRRADGTVEELGPTGPVIGPFIADPDGMWEVRYCPLDPGDLVVLATDGLTEARNSAGAMLGREAVTDAVARDGTDPREVVDLLYRVAEDHGTDWDRDDTTVLAAMTEECGGHATNAQDGSAS